Proteins from one Erpetoichthys calabaricus chromosome 11, fErpCal1.3, whole genome shotgun sequence genomic window:
- the LOC114659992 gene encoding TRAF-interacting protein with FHA domain-containing protein B-like: MNNNKSDNLAKIDITLYHPEGQNGIFQDVTGKDQCCIFQNFSIGRSPKCNLQLNHKFISRRHFELEPYFIKGNPYLCFSLKNLSHKGILKVNGMNIEYLQKTPIHAKNTILFSGFQMLVTVDQSVSWDGYVCEIHVSDSPVIHMKQPEENDESDVI, encoded by the coding sequence ATGAACAATAACAAAAGTGACAATTTAGCAAAAATTGACATCACCCTTTACCACCCAGAAGGCCAAAATGGTATATTCCAGGATGTCACTGGGAAGGACCAGTGCTGCATATTCCAGAACTTTTCCATTGGAAGAAGCCCTAAATGCAACCTACAGCTGAATCACAAATTTATATCAAGGCGGCACTTTGAACTTGAACCTTATTTTATTAAAGGTAATCCTTACCTTTGCTTCAGCCTAAAAAATCTCAGCCATAAAGGCATTCTTAAAGTGAACGGGATGAACATTGAATACCTGCAGAAAACACCTATTCATGCCAAAAACACAATTCTCTTCTCTGGATTCCAGATGTTGGTGACCGTGGATCAAAGCGTCTCCTGGGATGGCTATGTGTGTGAGATTCACGTGTCGGACTCTCCTGTAATTCATATGAAGCAGCCCGAGGAAAATGATGAATCTGATGTCATATAA